In Metasolibacillus fluoroglycofenilyticus, a single window of DNA contains:
- a CDS encoding TetR/AcrR family transcriptional regulator: MDRRQEILEAATKSFSLFGYKGTTMEQVAKIANVGKGTIYTFFSNKEEILKEVVLSLIKEMKIAMDATIDTNKSFTENGHSVLMKMLEFRERHVLFAKLIEEEKELRTPAVKQMLQDIESEGVSYIASRIEIGINKGEVHDCNAPLVAYLLFKSYLAFVVDWQQIHDEPMSEDQILAIFKQTIFRGLQR; this comes from the coding sequence TTGGATCGCAGACAGGAAATTTTAGAAGCAGCTACTAAGTCATTTTCTTTATTCGGTTATAAGGGAACGACAATGGAGCAAGTAGCTAAAATTGCAAACGTCGGAAAAGGAACGATTTATACATTTTTCTCTAATAAAGAAGAAATTTTAAAAGAAGTTGTCTTGTCGCTTATTAAAGAAATGAAAATCGCGATGGATGCAACAATTGATACAAATAAATCATTTACTGAAAATGGTCATAGTGTATTAATGAAAATGCTGGAATTTAGAGAGCGCCATGTCCTTTTTGCAAAATTGATTGAGGAAGAAAAGGAATTACGTACACCAGCAGTTAAGCAAATGCTTCAAGATATTGAAAGTGAGGGAGTTTCTTATATTGCTAGTCGCATTGAAATCGGCATTAACAAAGGTGAAGTGCATGATTGCAATGCGCCACTCGTCGCGTATTTATTGTTTAAATCTTATTTAGCATTCGTTGTAGATTGGCAGCAAATACATGATGAGCCAATGAGTGAAGACCAAATTTTGGCTATTTTTAAGCAAACGATTTTCAGAGGCTTACAGAGGTAA
- a CDS encoding FixH family protein has translation MKKWFLSLLAVPMFLVGCNDEPEVDTLDNGVMPQEIVVEIQTPEAVAVNEEIDLIAYVTQGEENVDDAVVQFEVWESGLRDEGHMIDGKLDKDGVYKAKFNFEHDGVYYMFAHTTARSIHVMPKQQIIAGSPDMSKVIEDNSDNSMNHGEHGDDEDHGEDDEGGH, from the coding sequence ATGAAAAAGTGGTTTTTAAGTTTATTAGCAGTACCAATGTTTTTAGTAGGCTGTAATGACGAGCCAGAAGTAGATACTTTAGACAACGGCGTTATGCCCCAGGAAATTGTAGTAGAAATTCAAACACCAGAAGCTGTCGCAGTGAATGAGGAAATCGACTTAATCGCTTATGTCACACAAGGAGAAGAGAATGTAGATGATGCAGTTGTTCAATTCGAGGTATGGGAATCGGGCTTAAGAGATGAAGGACATATGATAGATGGCAAGTTAGATAAAGATGGCGTTTATAAAGCGAAATTTAATTTTGAGCATGATGGTGTTTATTATATGTTTGCACATACAACAGCACGAAGCATTCATGTTATGCCGAAACAGCAAATTATTGCTGGTAGTCCAGATATGAGTAAAGTAATAGAAGATAATAGCGATAATTCGATGAACCATGGTGAGCATGGTGACGATGAGGACCATGGAGAAGATGATGAAGGTGGCCATTAA
- a CDS encoding sensor histidine kinase, which yields MGLKLFLQEHISYIIFQLLLVLFVLLLYFLDGFRNFETALYSIIISAILITSFLAVRYMLRRRYLSKITQLPTTMEEALQKNAKTTEYMQTEKYMQQLYYVYQNEVQSLYAKQTRQYKFMNQWIHQMKTPIAVLELLLQEETSLDKKSVQEEVERLKRGLDMVLMSARIDSFEDDMQVEQVPLKSIVTTVVNEHKRLFITNRVFPEVHIDDELVVASDSKSLQFALGQFITNAVKYTFEPNKKILIYAQQREGSITLKIKDEGIGIPKSDLSRITKAFFTGENGRKTGESTGMGLYLANEICEKLGHQLIITSTVGVGTTVNITFSSERNGG from the coding sequence ATGGGGTTAAAGCTTTTTTTACAAGAACACATTTCCTACATTATTTTTCAATTACTGCTCGTGCTATTTGTTTTACTGCTGTACTTTCTAGATGGCTTTCGCAATTTTGAAACAGCACTTTATAGCATTATTATTAGCGCAATATTGATTACATCCTTTTTAGCAGTGCGCTATATGCTACGCCGTCGCTATTTAAGTAAAATTACACAATTGCCCACTACGATGGAGGAGGCACTTCAAAAAAACGCTAAAACAACGGAATATATGCAGACGGAAAAGTACATGCAACAGCTTTATTATGTTTATCAAAACGAGGTGCAATCTTTGTATGCAAAGCAAACGCGTCAATATAAATTTATGAATCAATGGATCCATCAAATGAAAACGCCGATTGCTGTTTTAGAGCTGTTGTTACAGGAGGAAACCTCGTTAGATAAAAAAAGTGTGCAGGAGGAAGTGGAGCGTCTAAAGCGTGGTCTAGATATGGTGTTAATGAGTGCCCGTATCGATAGCTTTGAGGATGATATGCAAGTGGAGCAAGTGCCATTAAAGTCCATTGTTACGACTGTAGTAAATGAGCATAAGCGCTTATTTATTACAAATCGTGTTTTTCCAGAAGTTCATATAGATGATGAGTTAGTCGTTGCAAGTGATTCGAAATCGTTACAATTTGCCCTTGGGCAATTTATTACTAATGCTGTGAAATATACATTTGAACCGAATAAAAAAATACTAATTTATGCACAGCAACGGGAAGGAAGCATTACTTTGAAGATTAAGGATGAAGGAATCGGTATACCTAAATCAGATTTATCGCGCATAACAAAGGCTTTCTTCACAGGAGAAAACGGACGAAAAACAGGTGAATCTACTGGAATGGGACTTTATTTAGCAAATGAAATATGCGAAAAGCTGGGGCACCAGCTTATTATTACATCAACGGTCGGTGTTGGTACAACCGTCAATATAACATTTTCAAGCGAGCGAAACGGGGGATAA
- the yhfH gene encoding protein YhfH: MLENVVEFFRNLPEKTCIQCGKKMEEQSECYSHACENCNKI, translated from the coding sequence ATGTTAGAAAACGTAGTGGAATTTTTCAGAAACTTACCAGAGAAAACTTGTATACAATGCGGTAAAAAGATGGAAGAGCAAAGCGAATGCTACAGCCATGCTTGTGAAAACTGCAATAAAATCTAA
- a CDS encoding lipoate--protein ligase, with product MYFIDNKGITDPRINLAIEEYILRNMDIEQDDFLLFYINQPSIIIGKNQNTIEEINTDYVEDNNIIVVRRLSGGGAVYHDLGNLNFSFLTKDDGDSFHNYKKFTQPVVDALAKLGVNAELSGRNDILAEGRKVSGNAQYTTRGRMFSHGTLMFDTDIDQVVSALKVKKDKIESKGIKSVRSRVANISEFLTEKISVEQFRMEILKSIFDGEENIRYYELTDEDWKKIHELSAERYQKWEWNYGKSPRFNIQKTHRFPSGGIDIRLEVNRGIIEEIKIYGDFFGVGDVAEVEQLLTGCKYDRAAINEALKEIDIAKYFGGITIEDFLQLIY from the coding sequence ATGTATTTTATTGATAATAAAGGCATTACAGACCCGCGTATTAATTTAGCGATTGAGGAGTACATCTTGCGCAATATGGATATTGAGCAAGATGATTTTCTGCTGTTCTATATTAACCAGCCTTCCATTATTATTGGCAAAAACCAAAATACAATTGAAGAAATTAATACAGATTATGTAGAGGATAATAATATTATTGTTGTGCGTCGTTTATCAGGCGGTGGTGCTGTTTATCATGATTTAGGCAATTTGAATTTTAGCTTCTTAACGAAGGATGATGGCGATAGCTTCCACAACTATAAAAAATTCACGCAGCCTGTAGTCGATGCACTTGCAAAATTAGGTGTCAATGCAGAGTTGTCAGGGCGCAATGATATTTTAGCGGAAGGTCGTAAAGTATCAGGCAATGCGCAATATACTACACGTGGTCGCATGTTCAGCCATGGTACATTGATGTTTGATACAGATATTGATCAAGTTGTATCTGCACTAAAAGTAAAGAAGGACAAAATTGAGTCAAAAGGTATTAAATCTGTGCGCTCACGTGTTGCCAATATCTCAGAGTTTTTAACAGAAAAAATTTCTGTAGAGCAGTTCCGTATGGAAATTTTAAAATCAATCTTCGATGGTGAGGAAAATATTCGCTATTATGAGTTAACTGATGAGGATTGGAAAAAAATCCATGAACTATCGGCGGAGCGCTATCAAAAATGGGAGTGGAATTACGGCAAATCACCACGCTTCAATATTCAAAAAACACATCGTTTCCCATCTGGCGGCATCGATATCCGCTTAGAGGTAAATCGCGGCATTATTGAAGAAATAAAAATTTATGGGGACTTCTTCGGTGTTGGTGATGTAGCGGAAGTAGAGCAGCTTTTAACAGGCTGTAAATATGACCGTGCAGCAATCAATGAGGCATTAAAGGAAATTGATATTGCAAAATATTTCGGCGGCATTACAATCGAAGACTTTTTACAGTTAATCTATTAA
- a CDS encoding sensor histidine kinase — protein MKKLTTKIWVLMCSLLIATIAFMYILSNFIYEELYVSDMEQSMIEVGEKLQTMYRGGKVDDALIARVEDFNAYSHFQIFAVRNPRELSACVPFDIDYDTLIGPSEREQLLQGETVTKVGYEKRFDRPIISVILPFTEYNRLEGIIYLYYPLTKISELANTEIGFLIGGAALFSLCVAFFIAQGLRRIMRPLHEVQQAAEKMTEGNYETRVNVASKDEVGQLAEAFNQMAYAIQQEDEQQKTFLATVSHELRTPISYVKGYSEAIGQNYMTEEEQREAIQLITREASRMERLTNELLQLARTTQEQEELELYPIALAETVREVTAILHASAQIKQIELRETLDEELIVLGDEEKLKQIFINILENAIRYSSVGSKVEITTAIAERYALISIKDVGIGIPKEDLPHITERFYRVNKARSRSDGGSGLGLSIVEQLIKQHKGQLTIESELSIGTCVYVKIPLMEE, from the coding sequence ATGAAAAAGCTGACGACAAAAATATGGGTATTAATGTGCAGCTTACTTATCGCGACAATTGCTTTTATGTATATTTTATCAAACTTCATTTATGAAGAGCTTTATGTTTCTGATATGGAGCAGTCGATGATAGAAGTAGGAGAAAAGCTGCAAACGATGTATCGTGGTGGGAAAGTGGACGATGCATTGATAGCACGCGTTGAGGACTTCAATGCGTATTCTCATTTTCAAATATTTGCGGTGCGCAATCCACGTGAACTAAGTGCTTGTGTACCGTTTGACATAGATTATGATACGCTCATTGGGCCGAGTGAGCGCGAGCAATTACTGCAAGGGGAGACGGTGACGAAGGTAGGCTATGAAAAGCGCTTCGACCGCCCTATTATTTCCGTCATACTGCCTTTTACTGAGTACAATCGCTTAGAAGGCATTATTTATTTATATTATCCACTAACAAAAATTAGCGAGTTAGCTAATACTGAAATTGGCTTTTTAATTGGTGGGGCTGCACTGTTTTCCTTATGTGTAGCTTTCTTTATAGCACAGGGGCTACGCCGTATTATGCGACCGCTTCATGAGGTGCAACAGGCAGCGGAAAAAATGACAGAAGGTAATTATGAGACAAGAGTGAATGTAGCATCAAAGGATGAGGTAGGTCAGCTTGCAGAGGCCTTTAATCAAATGGCATATGCTATCCAGCAGGAGGACGAGCAGCAAAAAACCTTTTTAGCGACTGTTTCCCATGAGCTCCGAACGCCTATTAGCTATGTTAAAGGCTATAGCGAGGCGATTGGTCAAAATTATATGACTGAGGAAGAACAGCGTGAAGCCATCCAACTTATTACGCGCGAGGCTAGTCGTATGGAGCGTTTAACGAATGAACTTTTGCAATTAGCGCGTACGACACAGGAGCAAGAGGAACTAGAGCTTTACCCGATTGCCCTAGCAGAAACAGTGCGTGAGGTGACGGCTATTTTACACGCTTCCGCACAGATAAAACAAATTGAACTACGTGAAACACTTGATGAGGAATTAATTGTTTTAGGTGATGAGGAAAAGTTAAAGCAAATTTTTATCAATATTTTAGAAAATGCAATTCGCTATTCTTCGGTAGGTTCAAAGGTGGAAATTACAACAGCTATTGCTGAGCGCTATGCACTAATTTCGATAAAGGATGTCGGTATTGGTATTCCAAAAGAGGATTTACCGCATATAACAGAGCGTTTTTATCGGGTGAATAAGGCAAGAAGTCGGTCTGATGGTGGCAGTGGACTAGGTCTATCAATTGTTGAGCAGCTTATTAAGCAGCACAAAGGACAGTTAACGATAGAAAGTGAATTAAGCATAGGCACATGTGTGTATGTGAAAATACCATTAATGGAGGAATAA
- a CDS encoding response regulator transcription factor: MEKHRIFIVEDDKKIASLLAETLRKYQYEVATVQDFDALIDEFLTFAPHMVLLDINLPAYDGYYWCRQLRQHTTCPILFISARSGEMDQIFALENGGDDFITKPFNYEIVLAKIRSHLRRTYGEYAVRQEERTVKQGVLTLYLESMELHVKDSVIPLQKKECIILDLLLGQAPKVVSRDALLEQLWDDQAFVDENTLNVNMTRVRKKLADYHVKSIIETVRGAGYRFVLSAEEM, translated from the coding sequence ATGGAAAAGCATCGGATTTTTATTGTAGAAGACGATAAAAAAATCGCTTCTTTGCTTGCAGAAACGCTACGCAAATACCAATATGAAGTAGCGACAGTACAAGATTTTGATGCGTTAATTGATGAGTTTTTAACATTTGCACCGCATATGGTGCTACTTGATATAAATTTGCCTGCTTACGATGGTTATTATTGGTGTCGTCAGCTAAGGCAACATACGACATGTCCGATTTTATTTATTTCAGCGCGTTCGGGAGAAATGGATCAAATCTTTGCGCTTGAAAATGGCGGAGATGATTTTATTACGAAGCCATTCAATTATGAAATTGTGTTGGCAAAAATTCGTAGTCATTTACGTCGTACATATGGAGAGTATGCGGTGAGGCAGGAGGAGCGCACAGTAAAGCAAGGTGTGCTTACACTGTATTTAGAAAGCATGGAGCTGCATGTCAAGGATAGTGTTATTCCTTTGCAAAAAAAGGAATGTATCATTTTAGATTTACTTCTCGGACAAGCGCCGAAAGTGGTTTCGCGTGATGCGCTGCTTGAGCAACTATGGGATGACCAAGCATTTGTTGATGAAAATACGCTGAATGTCAATATGACGCGCGTACGTAAGAAGCTGGCGGATTATCATGTGAAATCAATAATCGAAACGGTACGTGGCGCGGGGTATCGTTTCGTGCTTAGTGCGGAGGAAATGTAA
- a CDS encoding YhgE/Pip domain-containing protein yields the protein MFKSEWLQIFKTRKMFISIIAVLFIPVLYSGMFLWAFWNPYAQLTNLPVAIVNEDTGATFEGETMQLGEELTDKLVSSEQFKFEEITAEDAEEQLQDRNYYMLIRIPENFSQHATTLLDEQPSKLVIDYIPNEGFNFLSAQIGETAMEKIKIEVNSQVAKTYAEKLFTSITQLGDGFAEAADGASKLDEGAKEIMNGANDLQGYLEQLASSTIELADGTSELKQGAQKAATGATSLADGVAKLAQGSSQLAAGADELSTGAKQLAQGINNYTDGAAQIADSQKTLVEKQQSFNEGLGSLTESTGNLQAGANQLSDSATKLNAGIDSLSEQMQQILATLPAEKAESLQATLTQLNEGSTQLVEGLNNLTVSSNSLQQGVSQLNESSNQLLAGQQQITEGANNLVASSDALSSGIHTIVGGNAAIAEKLNELTEGANAAKTGANELAAGLNTVVSGTGKLNDGTSLLAEKSGELADGSTTLAEGTKELAEGATTLTSKLQEASEEANIDSSDANYEMVAQPVDVEKTVVNHVPNYGTGFAPYFISLGLFVGALLISIVFPFVEPAARPTNAVTWFFSKVFVLAVVGIIQSAITVAIVVGILGLQVESLPWFMLTTVLTSFTFLAIIQMLVSIMGDPGRFVAILILIIQLTTSAGTFPLELVPMPLRAFNPFFPMTYSVQAFKVAISTGDTAFLGFNFAVLAGFAVVSLAITLGYFALIFTRRYSKQEA from the coding sequence GTGTTTAAATCTGAATGGTTGCAAATTTTCAAGACACGCAAAATGTTCATATCAATCATTGCAGTACTATTCATTCCAGTACTGTATAGCGGGATGTTTTTATGGGCATTTTGGAATCCTTATGCACAATTAACGAATTTACCTGTTGCGATTGTAAACGAGGATACTGGTGCAACATTTGAAGGGGAAACGATGCAGCTTGGTGAGGAGCTGACGGATAAGCTTGTTTCAAGTGAGCAATTTAAGTTTGAAGAAATAACAGCGGAGGATGCGGAGGAGCAACTTCAGGATCGTAATTACTATATGCTTATCCGCATTCCAGAAAACTTCTCTCAACACGCAACAACATTGCTTGACGAACAGCCATCAAAATTAGTAATTGACTATATTCCAAACGAGGGCTTTAACTTTTTAAGTGCTCAAATTGGTGAGACAGCCATGGAAAAGATTAAAATTGAAGTCAATTCGCAAGTAGCAAAAACCTATGCTGAAAAATTATTTACTTCCATTACGCAACTAGGCGATGGCTTTGCTGAGGCGGCTGATGGTGCATCTAAATTAGATGAGGGCGCTAAGGAAATTATGAATGGCGCTAATGATTTACAAGGCTATTTAGAGCAGTTAGCATCGAGCACAATTGAGCTTGCTGATGGTACGAGTGAGTTAAAGCAAGGCGCGCAAAAGGCAGCAACAGGAGCAACAAGCTTAGCTGATGGTGTAGCAAAGCTCGCACAAGGTAGCTCACAGCTCGCAGCAGGTGCAGATGAATTATCGACTGGCGCAAAGCAACTCGCACAAGGGATAAATAATTATACGGATGGCGCGGCACAAATTGCGGACAGCCAAAAAACATTAGTAGAAAAACAGCAGTCATTTAATGAAGGATTAGGCTCTTTAACAGAAAGCACAGGCAATTTGCAGGCTGGTGCCAATCAATTAAGCGATAGTGCAACAAAATTAAATGCAGGCATTGACTCGTTATCAGAGCAAATGCAACAAATTTTAGCGACACTACCTGCTGAAAAGGCAGAGAGTTTGCAGGCGACATTAACACAATTAAATGAAGGTAGTACACAATTGGTTGAGGGCTTAAACAATTTAACAGTAAGCTCCAACTCATTGCAGCAAGGCGTTTCACAGTTAAATGAAAGCAGCAATCAATTACTTGCAGGTCAACAACAAATTACAGAAGGTGCAAATAATCTTGTAGCAAGTAGCGATGCTTTAAGTAGCGGAATTCATACAATTGTTGGTGGTAATGCAGCGATTGCTGAAAAATTAAATGAATTAACAGAAGGTGCTAATGCAGCAAAAACTGGAGCTAACGAATTAGCAGCAGGCTTAAATACGGTCGTTTCTGGTACAGGTAAATTAAACGATGGCACATCGCTACTTGCTGAAAAATCTGGTGAATTAGCTGATGGCTCTACTACTTTAGCAGAAGGTACGAAGGAACTTGCTGAAGGTGCGACAACATTAACGTCTAAATTACAAGAAGCAAGCGAAGAGGCTAATATTGACTCTAGTGATGCGAACTATGAAATGGTTGCACAGCCTGTAGATGTAGAGAAAACTGTAGTAAACCATGTACCTAACTATGGAACTGGTTTCGCACCATACTTTATTTCATTAGGATTATTCGTAGGTGCTCTATTAATTTCGATTGTGTTCCCATTTGTAGAACCCGCAGCTCGCCCGACAAATGCGGTTACGTGGTTCTTCAGTAAAGTTTTTGTACTAGCAGTGGTTGGTATAATCCAATCAGCGATTACAGTTGCAATTGTCGTTGGTATTTTAGGGCTACAGGTAGAAAGTTTGCCGTGGTTTATGTTAACAACAGTATTAACAAGCTTCACATTTTTAGCGATTATTCAAATGCTTGTATCAATTATGGGTGACCCGGGACGCTTTGTAGCTATCCTCATTTTAATCATCCAATTAACAACAAGTGCGGGTACATTCCCATTAGAATTAGTGCCAATGCCATTGCGCGCATTTAACCCATTCTTCCCAATGACGTACTCTGTGCAAGCATTTAAAGTAGCCATCTCCACAGGTGACACAGCCTTCTTAGGCTTCAACTTTGCCGTATTAGCGGGCTTTGCAGTTGTAAGCTTAGCAATTACGCTTGGCTACTTCGCATTAATTTTTACGCGTCGCTATTCGAAGCAAGAGGCATAA
- a CDS encoding response regulator transcription factor, with amino-acid sequence MTTVLIVDDERDMRNLLEVVLRKESIQTITAANGYEAYEQLNKHSIDLILLDIMMPELDGFTVCKTIRQTSNVPIIFLTAKDANEDKVNGLTIGADDYIVKPFTASEVIARIFAVLRRSETVDLQAGQKLLVYGVIKIDEVSRKVFVQDVAVPLTLKEYEILYLFMQNPNIVYSREQLLERIWNMDYAGGTRTVDTHIKTLRLKLGKQLKEASEYIQTVWGIGYRFGEPL; translated from the coding sequence ATGACAACTGTATTAATTGTAGATGATGAGCGGGATATGCGAAATTTGTTAGAAGTCGTTTTGCGCAAGGAGAGCATACAAACTATTACAGCGGCAAACGGCTACGAGGCATATGAGCAATTAAATAAACATTCCATTGACCTCATTTTACTAGATATTATGATGCCAGAACTTGACGGCTTTACTGTCTGCAAAACAATTCGACAAACTTCCAATGTGCCCATTATTTTTTTAACTGCAAAAGATGCGAATGAGGATAAAGTAAATGGCTTAACAATTGGAGCTGATGATTATATTGTCAAACCTTTTACTGCAAGTGAGGTTATTGCTAGAATTTTTGCTGTCCTGAGACGTTCAGAAACAGTGGATTTACAAGCAGGACAAAAGCTGCTCGTATATGGTGTGATTAAAATAGATGAAGTGTCGAGAAAAGTTTTCGTTCAAGATGTAGCAGTGCCATTAACATTAAAGGAATATGAAATACTTTATTTGTTTATGCAAAATCCTAATATCGTTTATTCGCGCGAGCAGTTGCTAGAGCGCATTTGGAATATGGATTATGCGGGGGGGACGCGCACAGTCGACACGCATATTAAAACATTGCGTTTAAAGCTTGGCAAACAATTAAAAGAGGCGAGTGAGTATATCCAAACGGTTTGGGGAATCGGCTATCGATTCGGAGAACCATTATGA
- a CDS encoding YncE family protein → MKYQLTCMIAFVLLLVGCTGERYASINPHQSFVAAVNILEPSITFYDKHGELLTTWAFEKAYTGAILLQQDRVLLYGHQLTEADIYELSSGKKLATMETGIGTTNAYYAKDEQMIFLTNSRTNSLMRYNLYGEPDGELALRNYPMSMIAHEGLLYVVNYKDTVLSVVSMEDLELQAEWPIEKSSHGFAIIDNTLFIGGHGEGIRPNEAIKALDLATGTELYRRTMPIMPVGFAQKEDELAIVSHGSNMLYVAEPTGEIKWKLEVGANPFVVAYFNNYIIVAGYDDNKLYFIKQGQIDETISTEKGPFQLLVRGDS, encoded by the coding sequence ATGAAGTATCAACTAACATGCATGATTGCTTTTGTATTGTTATTAGTTGGCTGTACAGGTGAACGCTATGCGAGCATTAATCCACATCAATCGTTCGTTGCAGCAGTGAATATTTTAGAGCCTTCAATTACTTTTTATGATAAACATGGTGAACTACTCACAACTTGGGCGTTTGAAAAAGCATATACAGGTGCAATATTACTTCAACAAGATCGAGTTTTATTATATGGTCATCAATTGACAGAGGCTGATATTTATGAGCTATCCTCGGGAAAAAAGCTCGCGACAATGGAAACGGGTATTGGAACAACGAATGCCTATTACGCGAAAGACGAGCAAATGATTTTTTTAACGAATAGCCGGACGAATAGTTTAATGCGCTATAATTTATATGGTGAACCGGATGGAGAGCTTGCTTTACGCAACTATCCAATGTCGATGATTGCGCATGAAGGCTTGTTATATGTTGTCAATTACAAAGATACTGTTTTATCTGTTGTTTCAATGGAAGATTTAGAGTTGCAGGCAGAATGGCCGATTGAAAAATCATCACATGGCTTTGCGATAATTGATAACACGTTATTCATCGGAGGACATGGTGAAGGTATACGTCCAAATGAGGCGATAAAAGCGCTTGATTTAGCGACAGGTACTGAGCTCTATAGGCGAACAATGCCCATTATGCCTGTGGGCTTTGCACAAAAAGAGGACGAGCTTGCGATTGTCAGTCATGGTAGCAATATGCTTTATGTGGCAGAGCCGACAGGTGAAATTAAATGGAAATTAGAGGTGGGAGCAAATCCATTTGTAGTTGCTTATTTTAATAATTATATTATCGTTGCAGGCTACGATGATAATAAATTATATTTTATCAAGCAAGGTCAAATAGATGAAACGATTTCAACAGAAAAAGGGCCGTTTCAACTGCTGGTAAGGGGGGATTCCTAA
- a CDS encoding ABC transporter ATP-binding protein, with amino-acid sequence MAILQINEVTKVYEGKVTHRALNQLSFEVEKGEFLAIMGPSGSGKTTLLNIISTIDYPTSGEITLEKIKPQSLNKTELAYFRRRQLGFVFQDFNLLPMLTVEENIVLPLTLDNQPLQVMEKRLAVLAEKLGIESILEKRPNEISGGQAQRTAIARALIHQPSIILADEPTGNLDSHASREVLELLSKINEERQATIVMVTHDPIAASYCDRVLFIKDGEFFNEIYRDDRRQTFFQRILNVLSLLGGQVGDLSTIRLP; translated from the coding sequence GTGGCGATATTACAAATTAATGAAGTAACAAAAGTATATGAAGGAAAAGTAACACATCGCGCGCTCAATCAGCTAAGCTTTGAAGTGGAAAAAGGTGAGTTTTTAGCGATTATGGGACCATCTGGTAGCGGCAAAACGACGTTGTTAAATATTATTTCAACAATCGATTATCCGACATCCGGTGAAATTACTTTGGAAAAAATAAAGCCACAAAGCTTAAATAAAACAGAGCTTGCCTATTTTAGGCGTCGTCAGCTCGGCTTTGTTTTCCAAGACTTTAACTTATTACCGATGCTAACAGTAGAGGAAAATATCGTCTTGCCATTAACGCTGGATAATCAGCCACTGCAAGTAATGGAAAAGCGACTTGCTGTTTTAGCTGAGAAATTAGGCATAGAATCAATTTTGGAAAAGCGCCCGAATGAAATTTCAGGGGGACAAGCACAGCGTACAGCTATTGCTAGGGCATTAATCCATCAGCCCTCTATCATATTAGCCGATGAGCCAACAGGAAATCTTGATTCGCATGCATCGCGAGAAGTGCTTGAGCTATTAAGCAAAATTAATGAGGAGCGACAGGCGACAATTGTGATGGTAACACATGACCCGATTGCTGCTAGCTATTGTGATCGTGTGTTGTTTATTAAAGATGGTGAGTTTTTTAACGAAATTTATCGAGATGATCGCCGCCAAACATTTTTCCAGCGTATTTTAAATGTTTTAAGTTTATTAGGAGGGCAAGTGGGTGACCTTTCAACAATTCGCTTACCGTAA